The genomic segment agaaaaaaatgatgttacCTCTAATTTCACTTCTCTCTATAGGAGCGGTTATGGGGACAGAGAGGAAATGTTTCCTGATATGAGTCTGATTTAATGACATTCATTATTGACTCATAtgttcattcattaatttgtttACTCATAATTTCcttcttattcattcattagtatttattcatccattctttcaCTTACTTTTTCTTGTTGCTCTAGCATCATCAGACACTTTCTGAAGGGTGAAGGTCAGGTGTGGAGGGACAGTGGCTGACATGATTGCTGCTTAGGGAGCTCAGATTCCACGAGGGGAAAGCAGATAGATAGGAAAGagtgagagaaaggtctcagGAGGGAGAAACGCAAAGGACTGTTGAGTTTACTGGAGGTTGGCAGAGTCTAGTGCCTACATATTTCATGGTCTCCCATGTGAAAAGAGCATAGTAGGGATCCTAAGAAACATACCAGGAACATACTAGAACAAGTCTAATTCTGACTACTTAAATATTGTAGCTGTTGTATTAGGGCtaatcagagaaacagaaccaataggatatatgtgtaaagagatttattataaggaattggctctcACAATTATGGGAGCTGAGCAGTCCAGACCCCAGAGAGCTGATGATACAGTTCCAGTCCAAGGGTTCAGACCTGAGAACTAGGAGACACCCTGGTGTAAGTTTCCATTCAAGTCTGAGACCAAAGGCAGGAGAAGACTAATGTCCCAGCTCAAAAACAGTCAGACAGAAAGATTTGTTTCTTATGTACTCAGCCTTTTAATCTATTAAGGCATTCACTGGATTATGGATGAGGCCTTTCCACACTGTGGGGAGCAATATACTTCACTCAGtttaccaattcaaatgttaatctcatccagaactaccctcacagacacacccagaaataatgttaaaCCAAATATCTAGATGCCTTGGGGCCCAGGCaggctgacacataaaattaacattaCAGCTGTCAAACTCCAAACCTTAACTTTTCAAACAGCATGATGAAAAGGGCTCTGTCTCTTGATGGTATCAGAAACCAGTCACCCAACCTAAACTTGCATACTGGTAGTGATGTGACACCCAGCCCATAATTAccccctctgtgcctctgtctttttcagaATTATACAGGTCCATAACCAGATATCCTAACCATGTCACCATGTTTCCTGAAGTTACCTTCCTGTTCCTCCAGAAAATAACCCCACTCTGTGGTGATGGTTGACATTCTCTGGATTATTCTTGCAAAGAAGCCACTTTTCTGTCTCTAGAGGATATTGACAGAGCTGATTTCTGGATTAGACTCAAAATGGTCCTGGAAGGTGCTGGCCCAGTACAGTAGATGAAGTGATTCACCACTGATGCTCTAACTTAAAGTGCAGGACTGACATCCTCCTCTGGTGCCTGGATGGCTACACCCCTGATTCGAAGTCCTCTTGGGCTTCTAGATTCAGGACTTAACCTTAGCATCTTGGGAAGCCTGCAGCATAGCTCCTTTGTTTTAATGGAATAGATGGTAGGATTGAGCATGGGAGGCACAAAGAGATAGGTATGGATATACAAATCCAGATCCATATACAGAGAGAGAatcagagacagggagagaggaaaagaacttGGACTTGGAACAGGTCCTGCTCATAGGAAGCATTATTGAAGTACTGTCATTACTAcaatttaaaagcatgtttagGTGGGAAATTAAATGTACCTTGTGCTTCCTTTGACAAAATCATggcatatattaatattaaacttaaatatgtatttttaaaccacATATCACACAATAGATTATgatataaacaaaagtaaatcacaaagcttaagagaaattaagagagaGAAATTCCAACATTGAAAAcatcttattttttctctgagTTGTTAAAGAATAGCATTCTTTCATTTCCGTAACAGATCGTTGTTTTTCCTCTCACAAACTTCCGCAGGCATAGGGAATGAGAAAGGCTGCTGCCATACAGGAGCCCACACGGGATAATCTGAATTAGTGACTTAGAGCAAGCCACTTTATTAATTCAGTCACCAAATATCTACCTAGCTTGCTTTCCTGATCTTACATGTATTTCAAGAATAATATGTGACTTTAGGCAGAGTATTTGGGTAGCGTTTGAAAGTTCTGAAATTAATACCCTGTTAGGCTCTGCCAATGGAGAGCATTAAATGTAGACAGGAAAGCTGGAGGCAGGGTTCAGGGATTTGCTTTTCCTGGCAGCTCTCTGTTCCTGTCATTGTCACCCAAGCAACTGTCCTCTCCTTGGCAACAGCAGTTAATTCTAATAAAAGCAACTGGCTCCAGTTTGCAGTGTATTTTTTCCCCCACTCTTTCCTCAAAACCTTCTCAAATGTTCCTCAAATATACCAACATCAGCTCTCTTTGCCCATCCTTAAAAGTCTGGGTCCCAGCTCTGGGAGCACTCTCTTTGGAGCTTCCAATAACCAGAATTTTAGGACAGAAGCTGATTCCAGCAGTTACTGCCTCTCCATTATGGCAGGATTCAAACACCTTCCACTCTCAGCTAAGTTACTCATATAAAGCAAGGCTTCTCAGAGCTTAGttttatacaaaattaaattcagtAGAACTGAAGGCATTTTGTCTCATTCCAccaatattgattttttaaatatataaactaactggaggaaaaaacaggaaaataaggacggtattttcaaagaaatagtttTCTGCTtagtaatttataaaattatagtttTTTTGACATTGCTTGAATTAATGTGTACTTAAAACATTGTAATTAGAGAACATTTTAATACCTGGAGCCAAttgattaaagaaaagaaaataattccaatgtgtatacatatttttattgcaaACAATGATGAAAGAATGACGATCACAAGATTTTTAAGCATAAAAATTATGTAGGATTGGACCAACTTCAAAGAGACAAAGCAATAATGCTAAGTTTATGACAGCTATGAAAATcttgtttgtgtatttttaatggaTAATGGGGGAAAGAAAATTTCTAGGATACTTGGACTCCATAGAATACACTTAAAATACTCATGtggcattttaatttaaaaatgtcaatgCTCACAATATACTGAACATTATATACTTTctactatataaatattaaataacaatTTTTAGATGTCAACTTAacatttttgagagggcatagaCTATTGCAAATTTCTTTTAGAAAGTAACCAGGCAAAAATTCTCGAGGAACACTCCTTTGTATTAATAGGAGGGGAAAAGGTGTGGACAAGGGAAAAGACTGCAGTATTCTGAAGGCTTTAATGGAAGGCGTCCTTGGTGCAACAGCTTGACGGATGGCTGATGTCAGGGTAGAGTGATCTGCCTGCAGAACTGACGTTCTCTGCCAGGACTAGCTTTGTGGGTGTGAAACCTGGGCGGTAGCATAAGGCCCATGCTCAGAAGGAGGGTCCCATGTTTGTTTCAGTGTTTGGGTGCCATGTTCTTGGAgttcttaattcatttttgaaCTTATGAAAGCTAATGGGACAGTGGAGCATGGGCATGTCCTCAGCCATTTCTTGCCACTGTATTTTCCTGTAACATTAATGATGCTGTATGCACACAGAATGCCATAGGCCACAATGTAAGGAAGTTAGGTGAGATACACAGAATTacagagaaaagcagagggaaaaaaagagagaaagtaaatgggaagagaaaaattaCTAGATTTTTATTTCCACTTCACTTAAAAACTCCTTGTGGAAAATTTCCCTTCCTCATCCTTTTTcagcccctccttcctccttccctgcaaATGAGCAGCATGGATCAAATCCCCTGGGCAGGCCCCTCCCTCCTGAGTTTCACACCTAAGTGTCACAGAGAGTCAATAAATAACCTCACTCAGCAAGTCCCTTGACTGGAGGAAGCAGGAAACCACAACTAAACTGAAGACACTTGCTCAGCTCCCAGAACTGAAGACAGATCAGACATTTCAATCCATATTACACGCTCCAACCCCATTGTCCTCCAGATTACACCCATGCGATCTGCATAAAAACACAGCTCTCACATCCCCGGACAAACCACTGCAGCCAGGCGCCCATCACCTGCACGAGCTGCGGCTCCATGTGCTCTCCCACATAGCCCACGCTCCCACCCGAAACGCTTGGCACAGAGCTCCACCTGTGAGCACATGCCACTCACACAGGTATGTGTTGGAAATCAGATTCCCCAAAAAAATATGATCAGAGGAAGAACTCAAGAGTTCAGTTGTTGAAGTCTAGGTCTTTTAAGGGAGACCTCAAAACTTAGCCATCATAATGCTGAGTGGGACAAATGGAAGAATACTCCGTTCTGCCCAGAGTGGTCCTCCGGCTCagtgtctttttcccattgttttcCTTGGCAGACAGCCTCTCTTGTGCCTAATCTTTCTCTTACATCCACAGATGCTCATAAAGTAGCAGCTTCTTTATACAGTAACCATTTGAAATCTTCCTCCGCAAGCAAGAAAAGGCTGGGGAATGGGAAGAGAAGGTGATAGTGACTCCAGGTCTCCACTCTCCATCACCCAGGTTTCTTTCCTCTAGGGGCTGGGGCCATCAGTCAAAGTCCCCAGGTGAGTAAGAGGGGCTCTCATTTTTATCTGTCTCTTTTGAGTCCAGATATTAAGTAAAGTGGTTGCAACTTTAGATATACTGATATTAGAGAGCCTCTCAAGAAAAAGGTAGGAATTCCAGTGTTTGCCATATAAATGGACAGACAACTCAGTGAAGTAAAAGCATCAGACTTTGAATCAGGAGGCTTGTGACCTAATTCAGTTTTGACAGCAACAACCTGCTTTTGTGATCTGGACTTCAGCAGTTCACTGAACTTGGACTTCTCCTTGGTAAAATAGAGGTAAAATAATTATGATTCTCTCTCACCCCAATATGTGGCTATGGGAAAAAGCTTGTAAAAATGGGCAGGACATAATCTTTGGTGTCTAAACCTTTTAACCCCATATGATTTACTCTTTGTCCCCCACAAAAACCAGGTGAGATAAGTAAACCAGTGTCACCTTTTCCAGTTTATAAACAAGAAAATTCAGTCTCAGAAAAGTTGTGGGACTTAGCCAATGCTAAAGAGTGAATAAGTAGAAAAGTGGGGACTAGGATTCTAGAGTCACTGTTTTTTATAAATAGAGACTGTCCAGAGAAGGGAAAGATTTTCTCAAGGTCATTCAACATTCTTGTGTCGGGTAAAAGCCTAAAGATCCAGACATCCTACAAAGGGTTCTTTGAGGTATACAAGTTTACTGAGGAATGATGTATATAGTACTAGCTCTCTGTAACAAAAAGTAATTTGTTCTCCTCTTCACGGTCTACTGTTCAGGAACTCTCAGACACTCCACTTACTCCCTCAGCCTGCTTCTGTCAGTACTTGGCATCCTGGTCCAGCCACTACACACACCCGTCACACTGGTGGGCACACAGGACTTGAGTGGCTTTGCCAGGGTGAGGGGCCCTCTCTTCCCCAGCAAGCATGTCTGACACATCTCTTGCTTTCCTTCATGTGTGTGCTCAGATCACTGTGGATAACcaattatgacagatttcagtaTGTTCAGGTCGCCTAGCCTCTTTATAGGCTCTtcagatgatttaaaaataagccaTTTGGTGTATATCTGGGATGAAATGTTACAAACacagattaaataaataactcatcACAGCATTAGATCAAGAGGTCAATGGTATGTTACTAAGAGTTATAAGAATtgaatattttagtaaatattgattatattttgaGCTACAAACACACCCATGTTGTGTGGAGGTTGCAGTTGTATGACAGTCTCAGCCCAACAGCATTTGGCAAAGTAGTGGATTAGAGACGCATGGCTTCTGGGAGACAGAGAAACTTGCCCTAAGATTTACAAactagaaagggagaaaataaagaaaaaaagtttccttGAGCATATGGAATagcataacttttttttaaaaagaggcaagAAAATTCCCTAGATGTATGTGGGAGAAAAGTCTGGAGGGATTAAACTGGGCAAATCCTTAAATTCTTAGCTTGAAGAATTCTTAGAGTATAAATATTTAGTATAGAAAATgccaatggaaaaaaatagattatatGTGATAGAGTCTTTTAAGATTCTTGAACAagttggtaaccacaaatatttttctcagcCTAAAAAGATTATTTCACAGAATGGCCAACACCTTATGTGAATGAACCAGACACCTGGTGTTACAGGGCAGGTGTACCATCACTCCTTGGTACAGCCCTTTATTTGCCAAGCAGAATGTCAGCTTCCAACATCAGTGATGACAGTCTCCCAGCCACTCTTTACCTCACGGGGATCCCAGGGCTGGAGTGGGCCCACATCTGGATTGCCATCCCCTTTTGTGCCTTGTACATGGTGGCGCTGACTGGGAATGCTGCCCTCATTCTGGTCATTGTGACAGACAGCACCCTTCATGCACCCATGTACCTCTTCCTTTGCCTTCTCTCATTCACTGACCTGGCCCTCTGCTCCACCACTGTGCCCAAGACCTTGGCCATTTTGTGGCTTCATGCTGGTGAGATTTCCTTTGCGGGATGCCTAGCCCAGATGTTTTGTGTCCATTCTATCTATGCTCTGGAGTCCTCGGTTCTTCTTGCCATGGCCTTTGATCGGTATGTGGCTATCTGCAACCCACTGAGATACACCACCATCCTCAACCACACCGTCATAGGCAGAATTGGCCTTGTGGGGGTATTCCGTAGTATAGCTGTTGTCTCACCCTTCATCTTCTTGCTGAGGCGACTGCCCTACTGTGGCCACCATGTCCTGGCACATACATACTGTGAGCATATGGGCATTGCTCGACTGGCCTGTGCCAGCATCACTGTCAATATTGTCTATGGGCTGACGGTGGCCCTGCTGGCCATGGGTCTGGATTCCATTCTCATTACTATATCCTATGGCTTTATCCTCCATGCTGTCTTTCATCTTCCATCCCGTGATGCCCAGCACAAGGCTCTGAGTACCTGCGGCTCTCATCTTGGGGTCATCCTCGTCTTCTACATCCCTgccttcttctccttcctcaccCACCGTTTTGGCCAGCACCAAGTCCCCCAGCATGTACACATCTTTCTGGCTAATCTCTACGTGCTGGTGCCTCCTGTGCTCAACCCAATCAGCTATGGGGCCAGGACCAAGGAGATTCAGAGTCGATTTCT from the Manis javanica isolate MJ-LG chromosome 11, MJ_LKY, whole genome shotgun sequence genome contains:
- the LOC108393385 gene encoding olfactory receptor 52D1, with protein sequence MSASNISDDSLPATLYLTGIPGLEWAHIWIAIPFCALYMVALTGNAALILVIVTDSTLHAPMYLFLCLLSFTDLALCSTTVPKTLAILWLHAGEISFAGCLAQMFCVHSIYALESSVLLAMAFDRYVAICNPLRYTTILNHTVIGRIGLVGVFRSIAVVSPFIFLLRRLPYCGHHVLAHTYCEHMGIARLACASITVNIVYGLTVALLAMGLDSILITISYGFILHAVFHLPSRDAQHKALSTCGSHLGVILVFYIPAFFSFLTHRFGQHQVPQHVHIFLANLYVLVPPVLNPISYGARTKEIQSRFLRLLHLGKMSI